The Streptomyces cynarae genome contains a region encoding:
- a CDS encoding PaaI family thioesterase: protein MTRSRTFEWKDPSVSAAAVGQESGLDFLRSVLSGRLPAAPIAATLGFTLEEVEFGRAVFALEPGEEHYNPIGSVHGGVYATLLDSAAGCAVQSVLPTGMGYTSLDLSLKFLRPMTVDTGKVRAVGTVLNHGRRTALAQAELLDSEDRLLAHATSSCMLFPVTRS from the coding sequence ATGACGAGGTCACGCACGTTCGAGTGGAAGGACCCCAGCGTCTCCGCGGCCGCGGTCGGGCAGGAGAGCGGGCTCGACTTCCTTCGCAGCGTGCTCAGCGGGCGTCTGCCTGCCGCGCCCATCGCCGCGACCCTCGGCTTCACCCTGGAGGAGGTCGAGTTCGGCCGTGCCGTCTTCGCCCTGGAACCGGGGGAGGAGCACTACAACCCCATCGGCAGCGTCCACGGCGGCGTCTACGCCACCCTGCTCGACTCGGCCGCCGGTTGTGCCGTGCAGTCCGTCCTCCCGACAGGCATGGGCTACACCTCGCTCGACCTGAGCCTGAAATTCCTGCGCCCGATGACCGTCGACACCGGCAAGGTCCGCGCGGTCGGCACCGTCCTCAACCACGGCCGCCGTACGGCCCTCGCCCAGGCGGAGCTGCTCGACTCCGAGGACCGCCTGCTCGCCCACGCCACCAGCAGCTGCATGCTCTTTCCCGTCACCCGGAGTTAG
- a CDS encoding FUSC family protein has translation MRTPGRSRLPPAAAWLRARDPDLAATRRAGRTAIVMPALFALCGQVIGSPTMAAFAAFGSFSMLLLVDFTGPMVQRLRAHLGLAVAWAVLVCLGTLVAHQIWLAVTTMAVIGFLVLFAGVVSSVLAGTSTALLLAFVLPVTSPVPLSQLPARLAGAGLAAAAAMIAVCLLWPRPTTDPLCAPAARVCRAAAAQLRTDASLLAGGPGAPSGTKCRAVADEAATAAADLRGVFDATPYRPTGLSVGSRAVVRLVDELTWLSSILADSAPPLDGRPACDIDARTVRRAAAAVLDEAADLLDTPRNAPDGLRTAAGDLRAAMARMERNATARLPVHHAGAGTPAQVHPVIGALDLSFRAQELGFATLQIADNVDLASAAERRSWPERLLGREPDAVARPLVAARERAAAHLQPQSVWLHNSLRGAIGLGMAVALADLISVQHSFWVLLGTLSVLRSNALNTGQNALRAVGGTIAGSIVGTGLLQLIGQHGTVLWFLLPFAVLLAGIAPSVISFAAGQASFTITLVVLFNIGQNPDWHIVLLRIEDIAIGCAVSVLVGLFFWPRGAAAAVERALAEAYTDSARYLAGAVEYAVGRCGGGVPSAEFALQEGREAAAAARRLDDAFRTYLAERGQKPVPLADMTTLVTGIVGLRLAADAVLGLWQRAAQPYGEADRAQARLVLLSAAGRVSGWYRDLAAGLGRDGSVRDPLPRNPTAEAQLVDSLRRDLSDEQGRATDTAVRIIWTADHLDAARRLQPSLAAAARPGSAS, from the coding sequence GTGCGTACACCTGGCCGAAGCCGGCTCCCTCCGGCCGCAGCGTGGCTGCGAGCCCGCGATCCCGACCTGGCCGCGACCCGCCGCGCCGGGCGTACCGCGATCGTCATGCCCGCGCTGTTCGCCCTGTGCGGCCAGGTGATCGGGTCGCCGACGATGGCTGCCTTCGCCGCGTTCGGCTCGTTCTCGATGCTGCTGCTCGTGGATTTCACCGGCCCGATGGTGCAGCGACTACGGGCGCACCTGGGTCTCGCGGTGGCCTGGGCGGTACTCGTCTGCCTGGGCACGCTCGTGGCGCACCAGATCTGGCTCGCGGTGACCACCATGGCGGTGATCGGTTTCCTGGTGCTGTTCGCCGGGGTGGTCAGTTCCGTTCTCGCCGGCACGTCGACCGCCCTGTTGCTGGCCTTCGTCCTCCCCGTGACCTCCCCGGTGCCGCTGTCGCAGCTGCCAGCCCGGCTCGCCGGAGCGGGTCTGGCAGCGGCCGCAGCCATGATCGCGGTCTGTCTTCTGTGGCCTCGTCCCACCACTGATCCGCTCTGCGCGCCCGCGGCCCGCGTGTGCCGCGCGGCGGCGGCGCAACTGCGCACTGACGCCTCTCTGCTGGCCGGCGGCCCCGGCGCGCCCAGCGGCACGAAGTGCCGGGCCGTCGCCGACGAGGCCGCGACCGCGGCGGCCGACCTGCGCGGTGTCTTCGACGCCACCCCCTACCGGCCCACAGGACTGTCCGTCGGCTCCCGTGCCGTCGTTCGCCTGGTCGACGAACTGACCTGGCTCAGCAGCATCCTGGCCGACAGCGCACCCCCGCTCGACGGCCGCCCGGCCTGCGACATCGACGCCCGTACCGTACGTCGTGCCGCCGCCGCGGTTCTGGACGAGGCGGCCGACCTGCTCGACACCCCGCGCAACGCTCCGGACGGGCTGCGCACCGCGGCCGGTGACCTGCGTGCGGCCATGGCCCGGATGGAGCGCAACGCCACTGCACGACTGCCCGTCCACCACGCGGGAGCCGGTACGCCCGCACAGGTGCACCCCGTCATCGGGGCCCTGGACCTGTCCTTCCGTGCGCAGGAGCTGGGCTTCGCGACGCTCCAGATCGCCGACAACGTCGACCTGGCCTCGGCCGCCGAGCGCCGCAGCTGGCCCGAGCGTCTGCTCGGCCGCGAGCCCGATGCCGTCGCCAGACCGCTCGTCGCGGCCCGGGAGCGGGCCGCCGCGCACCTTCAGCCGCAGTCCGTCTGGTTGCACAACAGCCTGCGGGGCGCGATCGGCCTGGGCATGGCGGTCGCTCTGGCGGACCTGATCAGCGTCCAGCACTCCTTCTGGGTGCTGCTGGGCACCTTGTCGGTGCTGCGTTCCAACGCCCTCAACACCGGTCAGAACGCGCTCCGCGCCGTCGGCGGCACGATCGCGGGATCGATCGTCGGGACCGGGCTGCTCCAGCTCATCGGACAGCACGGCACGGTGCTCTGGTTCTTGCTGCCGTTCGCCGTCCTCCTGGCCGGCATCGCCCCTTCGGTCATCTCGTTCGCCGCCGGTCAGGCTTCCTTCACCATCACCCTCGTCGTCCTGTTCAACATCGGCCAGAACCCCGACTGGCACATCGTGCTGCTGCGCATCGAGGACATCGCGATCGGCTGCGCCGTGAGCGTGCTGGTCGGCCTGTTCTTCTGGCCACGCGGCGCCGCGGCGGCCGTGGAGCGGGCCCTCGCCGAGGCGTACACGGACAGCGCCCGTTATCTGGCGGGCGCTGTGGAGTACGCCGTCGGCCGCTGCGGCGGCGGTGTCCCGTCGGCGGAGTTCGCGCTGCAGGAGGGGCGCGAGGCCGCCGCCGCGGCGCGACGGCTCGACGACGCCTTCCGCACCTACCTCGCCGAACGCGGGCAGAAGCCGGTGCCGCTCGCGGACATGACCACCCTGGTCACCGGCATCGTCGGACTGCGCCTCGCCGCGGACGCCGTTCTGGGGCTGTGGCAGCGTGCCGCACAACCGTACGGCGAAGCCGATCGGGCGCAGGCACGCCTCGTCCTCCTGAGCGCCGCCGGACGGGTCTCCGGCTGGTACCGGGACCTGGCCGCCGGTCTGGGCCGGGACGGCTCCGTCCGCGATCCGCTGCCGCGCAACCCCACGGCGGAAGCGCAGCTGGTCGATTCCCTGCGCCGCGACCTCAGCGACGAGCAGGGGCGGGCCACGGACACGGCCGTCCGCATCATCTGGACCGCCGACCACCTCGACGCCGCGCGCCGCCTGCAGCCGAGCCTGGCGGCAGCGGCGCGGCCGGGCAGCGCGTCCTGA
- a CDS encoding cytochrome P450 family protein — MSIVDLAALGESFTRDPYSVYARLRDQGPVHRIRMPEGAAEAWLVVGYEAGRAALADSRLSKDWSKASPSLPLGAVSSGPHMLRADPPDHTRLRKLVARQFTARRVEELAPRIQKTTDALLDRMLAAPDGRADLVEALSFPLPISVICELLGVPDLDRDSFRRWSNDALGATDPEERTAAATAMARYLAELVEGKRHQPGDDLMSALIHGSDEDGDRLSREELLGMAWLLLVAGHETTVNLVSNGVLALLTHPEQLAALRADLSLIDTAVEEMLRYDGPVETPTYRFTTEPLTIGDTAIPGGGELVLVAMADANRDPARFPSPDRFDISRDARGHVAFGHGIHYCLGAPLARLEARIAIRTLLERCADLALDIHPAAITWRPGMMIRGPRSLPVRFTR; from the coding sequence ATGAGCATCGTTGACCTCGCCGCGCTCGGCGAGTCCTTCACCCGCGACCCCTACTCCGTGTACGCCCGCTTACGGGACCAGGGCCCGGTGCACCGCATCCGGATGCCGGAAGGGGCCGCGGAGGCCTGGCTCGTCGTCGGATACGAGGCCGGACGCGCGGCGCTGGCGGACTCCCGGCTCTCCAAGGACTGGAGCAAAGCGTCCCCCTCTCTGCCGCTGGGAGCCGTCTCGTCCGGCCCCCACATGCTCAGGGCCGATCCGCCGGACCACACCCGGCTGCGCAAACTGGTCGCCCGCCAGTTCACCGCGCGCCGGGTCGAGGAACTCGCGCCGCGCATCCAGAAGACGACCGACGCGCTCCTGGACCGGATGCTCGCCGCCCCCGACGGGCGCGCCGACCTCGTCGAGGCACTGTCCTTCCCGCTGCCCATCTCCGTGATCTGCGAACTCCTCGGCGTTCCCGACCTGGACCGCGACTCCTTCAGGAGGTGGTCGAACGACGCGCTCGGCGCCACCGACCCCGAAGAGCGAACAGCCGCGGCGACCGCGATGGCGCGCTACTTGGCCGAGTTGGTGGAGGGCAAGCGGCACCAGCCCGGCGACGACCTCATGAGCGCGCTGATCCACGGCTCGGACGAGGACGGCGACAGGCTGTCCCGCGAGGAGCTTCTCGGCATGGCCTGGCTCCTGCTCGTCGCAGGCCACGAGACGACCGTGAACCTCGTCTCCAACGGCGTCCTCGCCCTCCTCACCCACCCCGAGCAGCTGGCCGCCCTGCGCGCCGACCTCTCCCTCATCGACACCGCGGTCGAGGAGATGCTGCGCTACGACGGCCCGGTGGAGACCCCCACTTACCGCTTCACGACCGAGCCGCTGACGATCGGCGACACAGCCATCCCCGGGGGCGGCGAACTCGTCCTCGTCGCCATGGCTGACGCCAACCGTGACCCCGCGCGCTTCCCCTCACCCGACCGCTTCGACATCTCCCGTGACGCCCGCGGCCATGTGGCGTTCGGCCATGGCATCCACTACTGCCTGGGGGCGCCGCTGGCCCGCCTGGAGGCGCGCATCGCCATCAGGACGCTGCTGGAACGCTGTGCCGACCTGGCCCTGGACATCCACCCGGCAGCGATCACCTGGCGCCCGGGGATGATGATCCGCGGTCCGCGAAGCCTGCCCGTGCGGTTCACCCGGTAG